The following coding sequences lie in one Candidatus Beckwithbacteria bacterium genomic window:
- a CDS encoding S1 RNA-binding domain-containing protein has product MPKKTSAKTAKTQKKEEQVELKAKAKPVKTEKTEKASKKTTVKKPVKTEEPAVEDGKKAASPSENKTNETLARVVIADSLQEAKKKQPLKELKKQPDSMEELLEQTGYQIVGLKKGQEVAATISDKNKKSVFFDIGAKTEGILVEREMEWVEDYINFLNVGDTVLATVVAPENDKGQILLSLLKAANDWKWKLFEKYMETGEEVEVRGLDINKGGMIARLMNVRGFIPVSQFGRQWVGKLDQLYNKVFKAKVIEVDREKNRLIFSEKAVSESDILDKQQELLSEVKVGGTYKGQVSGVMPFGIFVRVILDEKNKDAGFLDGLVHISEISWEKVNDVAKLYKVGDVIDVQVMDIDQNTGKLNLSVKRLSDDPWEQIATNYPVDSKAKGTVTRLAAFGAFVEIEKGIEGLIHISKIPSDLDIKVGDKVDVYIESLDKQNHRISLGVVLSAKPVGYK; this is encoded by the coding sequence ATGCCAAAAAAGACTAGTGCTAAAACTGCTAAAACTCAAAAAAAGGAGGAACAAGTTGAGCTAAAGGCTAAAGCTAAGCCAGTTAAGACTGAAAAAACTGAGAAAGCTTCTAAAAAAACTACAGTTAAAAAACCCGTTAAAACTGAAGAGCCTGCCGTTGAAGACGGTAAAAAAGCTGCCTCTCCTTCAGAGAATAAAACCAATGAAACTTTAGCTCGAGTAGTGATTGCTGATTCTCTACAAGAAGCTAAGAAAAAACAGCCTTTAAAAGAGCTGAAAAAACAACCTGATTCCATGGAGGAACTGCTGGAACAAACCGGCTACCAAATTGTAGGACTTAAAAAAGGTCAGGAAGTAGCCGCTACTATTTCAGACAAAAACAAGAAATCGGTATTTTTTGATATTGGTGCTAAAACCGAAGGTATTTTAGTTGAACGGGAAATGGAGTGGGTTGAGGACTACATCAACTTTTTAAATGTTGGTGATACGGTTTTAGCTACGGTAGTTGCTCCGGAAAATGATAAAGGTCAAATCCTGTTGTCGCTTTTAAAAGCTGCTAATGACTGGAAGTGGAAATTATTTGAGAAATACATGGAAACAGGGGAGGAAGTCGAAGTTCGAGGTTTGGATATTAATAAAGGCGGTATGATTGCCAGACTTATGAATGTCCGCGGTTTTATTCCAGTTTCTCAATTTGGTCGCCAGTGGGTAGGCAAGCTCGACCAACTATATAACAAAGTGTTTAAAGCTAAAGTCATTGAAGTTGACCGCGAAAAAAATCGTTTAATCTTCTCTGAAAAAGCTGTGTCTGAGTCTGACATTTTAGACAAACAGCAAGAACTACTATCTGAGGTCAAAGTTGGTGGTACCTATAAAGGTCAAGTTTCCGGTGTCATGCCGTTTGGAATTTTTGTCCGAGTTATCCTTGACGAAAAGAATAAAGATGCAGGTTTTCTGGATGGTTTAGTCCATATCAGTGAAATTTCCTGGGAAAAAGTCAATGATGTGGCTAAACTCTATAAAGTTGGCGATGTGATTGATGTTCAAGTGATGGATATTGATCAAAATACCGGTAAGCTCAACTTGTCAGTCAAACGCTTAAGTGATGATCCTTGGGAGCAGATTGCCACCAACTATCCGGTTGATAGCAAGGCTAAAGGGACAGTCACCAGACTGGCGGCATTTGGAGCTTTTGTCGAGATTGAAAAAGGTATTGAAGGCCTAATTCATATCTCTAAAATCCCATCAGATTTGGATATTAAAGTTGGTGACAAAGTTGATGTCTACATTGAATCACTTGACAAACAGAATCACCGGATTAGTTTGGGAGTGGTTCTTTCAGCAAAACCTGTGGGATACAAATAA